ATTGATTCGGCCACAGTGTTTTGATATGTAGCGGATGTTCAGAAGTTTTTTTTCGATCGGAACAGGAACCCAAAACACCAGAGATCATGCATACATACATTATATTGAGCAAGATTTCTCCTGATGCGATGAAGGAACCGGACGATTTCAAAAAAATGGCCGAAACGGTCAAGCAGAAAATCAGAAAAGAATGCCCGGATGTAACCTGGAAGGACAGTTATGCTGTTAAAGGCGCTTATGATGTGGTGGATATCCTGGAGTCCACAGACCCGGGCCAGGTTGACAAAGCATCGATGATCATCAGATCCCTTGGACGGTCCGACACAGAAACAATGCAGGCAACTCCGTGGAAAGAGTTTCTGAATCTGTTATAGTTGTCCTTGTTCAGCGTTTCTTCGCAGGTTAAGAAAAATACTTTATGCGGAGTTTTCGTCCAGCCTTTTAGGAGCAGCAACTTATGTTGTCAAAGAATCAATAGAGTGAAGTAACAAGGAACAACAATAACTGGATTTTCCAGAACCCCCTAAACTCAGCTGGGTGGAATTGTTTGAAATGAAACGGTCTATCACTGGAACCAAATAGTCGACCGTTTGTCGGGAACCTAAGCGGGACATAACGCCAGACAGGCCCCCACC
The nucleotide sequence above comes from Natronogracilivirga saccharolytica. Encoded proteins:
- a CDS encoding GYD domain-containing protein, translating into MHTYIILSKISPDAMKEPDDFKKMAETVKQKIRKECPDVTWKDSYAVKGAYDVVDILESTDPGQVDKASMIIRSLGRSDTETMQATPWKEFLNLL